DNA from Desulfovibrio sp. TomC:
CGCAAATGACTGGGTCACCAGTTCGGCGCACCCCTTGCTCGCGCTGTAGGGATCGTGCCCGCCCATGGGGTCGGTCTCGCGATACCCCCAGCACCACTCGTTGTTCTGGTAGCATTTATCGCTGGTTACGATCACCACGGCCTGGATCGACGGCACGTTGCGGCAGGCATTGAGCAGATTGGCCACGCCCATCGTGTTGGTGGAAAAAGTGCCCAAGGGATCCGCGTAGGAAGGGCGGACCAGGGGCTGGGCCGCGAGATGGAACACCACCTGCGGGCTGCAGGCAGCCACTTGGCGAGCGAGTTCCGCAGCATCACGGATGTCCAGACGCGCTCCGGGCACAAGGGCATCGAGCCCGACTAGCTCGGCCATGGCCGGATTGCTCGGAGGATCGAGCGACAGGCCAAACACCTGGGCCCCGAGACGTGTCAGCCACAGCGAGAGCCACGTCCCCTTAAATCCACTATGTCCCGTGACCAGAACTCGTTTGCCGGCATAGGCAACTGCAGTTTTCATAAAATA
Protein-coding regions in this window:
- a CDS encoding GDP-mannose 4,6-dehydratase → MKTAVAYAGKRVLVTGHSGFKGTWLSLWLTRLGAQVFGLSLDPPSNPAMAELVGLDALVPGARLDIRDAAELARQVAACSPQVVFHLAAQPLVRPSYADPLGTFSTNTMGVANLLNACRNVPSIQAVVIVTSDKCYQNNEWCWGYRETDPMGGHDPYSASKGCAELVTQSFA